A stretch of DNA from Bacteroidia bacterium:
GTAGCGAAGTACCGAAGCGAAGCACAGTGCGGAATGCCCCGACCCTTGCGTCAGCAAGGGGCACGCCCAAAAAAAATTAAACTATCTTAGACCTTACAATCTCTACTTCCACTTTTTTAACGGTGTGTTAGGTTCACTAGATAACTTCTGATAAGCTTTTTTGTCAATAAATTTAGGAAAAAATTTATTTAGCCAAACGGTTAGCTTACCTTCTACGGTTAGCACAATAGTACGCTTACGCTTTTCAATAGCACGCAAAATAGCTTTAGCTACAGTTTCAGCAGGCATAAGCTTGCTTTCATCTAAGGGAGTTTCTTTTTGCATCTCGCCCGTGGCTGTAAGGGCAGTATTTCGGATATTCGTATTTGTAAATCCAGGGCAAGCTATCAATACATGAACATTGTCAGGTAAAAGTTCACAACGCAAACTTTCAAAAAAACCATGCAAAGCAAACTTAGATGCCGAATAGCCTGTGCGCGCAGGTAATCCTTTGAAACCAGCTACACTAGACACTACTACTATTGAACCCTGATTTTTAATCAACTCTGGTAAAGCAAATTTTGTACAATACACCGATCCCCAAAAATTTACATTCATTACTTTTTCAATTACGCTAATTTCCGTATCCAAAAAGCAAGCTCGCATAGAAATTCCTGCATTATTGATAAGAATATGAATGGTTCCAAATGTGTTAAGCGTTTGTTCTATAAAGTTTTTACACTGTTCTATTTGGCTTACATCTGTAGGAATAGCTAACACAGCTCTTGCCCCTAAATTTCTGCATACAGCAGCCGTTTGATTTAATTTGTCCGCATTTCTTGCACAAATGGATAAGATAGCGCCTTGTTGGGCTAAAGCTTTGGCTATTGCTGCACCTATTCCATCCGATGCGCCCGTGATAACTACTACTTTATCTTTGAAAAAAGACATAATTTGCAAAACTAAAAGTTTGTACTACATTATTGAAAGCTGATATTCAAAAACTTCTCGCCAACCCGCCCACTCTTGTTCATTGTGAAGATTGTTATTATGCCAAAGTGTAATAAAAGTACCATTAACCGATTTTACTTCTTCTATAAGCTGCTGACTAACTGCCTTTGCTTGCTCGGGCGTGTACCGCAAATATTGCTGCAAGCTTATATCCATACATACAAGCGGATACAGGGTTAAATTTTTTTCTATTTTATTTTTTTTCAAGTCAAAAAATGGATAAGGAACGGCTATCCCTGCTCTAAATCCAACTTCGTCAAAATAACCTACTGAATAATCTTCCAAGAAACCTGCTTCTATCAAGTTTTGATAAGTAGTAGGAAATTTTACTCGCAAAAAATGCTGTCTATTCTTGGTAATTACATAAGGCACAAGCTTCTCTAACGACAATTTTTCTTTACATAACTTTTGATAAGGATAAGCTTGAGCTTGTTGAGGTATATTTTGGAACTGAATACCTTCCGTAAAAAAATGAGCATATTCCATTGCTGTTAGATAAGAAGCATGCAGACCTACTTCGCCACTATTTTGCATAATTTTATCTATTAAGTTGAGATAAAACTTTTGGTCAATATTATGTCTGCTGTCCAAAGGATGCTGCTGGCTAGCTAAAATAAACCATATACTTGATCTTTGATGAATTTGCAGTTGTTTGAATATGTACTCAAAAGTATAAAAGCGGTCTGTAGCTTTTCCGAACAAGGTTTTGAAACGGCGCGCAAAGGTTTTCCAATCTCGTTTGTAAAGATCTTTGGTAAAGCCGTAAAGGTTAATTAAGTAAGGTTTGTGCAAAAACTCAAAAGGATGGTCTAAATCAAATGTTACTTTTGCAGTGTATACGGGATATTTTACAGGAATGTGATAGCCAAAAAACCGAAAAGATGCGTCTAATACAAATTCCCAATAGTGATGTACCACAGCTTTTCTATGCAAATTGTACTTGACCAATGTATGTTGTTGGGCAGGCATTCGCCCGTGAATATCTGGGTTGTAAGGCAAGTATTCTTCATATCTTGAAATAAGGTAAAATATTGCCGAAAAAATATCAATAGACACATGAAATTGCCCACAAACATCTTTGGTTCGCCATATAAATAGACCTTCTTGATACCAATCTTGGTCAGTGATATTATCTTGCCATAATAGTCCATCGGCGTATATGCATAAAGCATCTTCAAAAATCTGACCGTAGCTCCACTTAATTCCCATTACCGTAGAAAAGTACTGCGGATTATCGGTAAGTTCTACTTTTACGTGGCTCAAATACTCTGTGCATACAAGAATGGTGTAGGTTAGTCTTGGAGTAATAATAGGAGTAAAAATGACTAATTGTTCCATGTATGCAATATTACGCATTTACTTATGTTTTTGGTAAGCTTTGAAAGTCCTTATAGTACGAGATAATGCACTCATTTTTGCCCACATATATCCTTCATAGCCATCTAAAAATCCGAGCTTGAAAACGTACAATTTGATGAATTTTATCCAAGGCAAAATAGCTAACTTAAAAAAATTGTATTTTGGTTTTTGGGCAGTTTCAATATCTGTGTAGACCATAATTTTTTGCCAATGTGCGTTTAGAGTAGGAATAGAATGATGTTCAAAGTAGTGTGTTAGATAACCTGTTTCTCCTTTTACAAAAACGTATTCATGTAAGCTTCGGCTTTGGTAAGTAGCAAACTCTTTTCTAAAAAGGCGTAAAATTTTTTCTTTACCCACTCCACCATATTTAAGCCGTTTGCCGTATAAAAAATTGACGCGAGTAAGATAAAAGCCATTTTGTTTTGGATTATTTTGAATAACTTTTTGAATTTCATTAGCTAATTCAGTAGGGATGCGTTCATCGGCATCAAGAGAGAGTACCCATTCGTTGGAACATTGCTCAACAGCATATTGTTTTTGGTCGCCAAAAGTATCAAATGACCGATAAAATACCTTTGCCCCCATGCTTTGTGCTAGAGCCACTGTGTTGTCTGTACTCCCACAGTCTACCACAACAATCTCCGATGCCCATTGCACACTACGCAAGCACTCTACAATGTTATGTGCTTCGTTTTTGGTAATAATAGCTACAGAAAT
This window harbors:
- a CDS encoding SDR family oxidoreductase codes for the protein MSFFKDKVVVITGASDGIGAAIAKALAQQGAILSICARNADKLNQTAAVCRNLGARAVLAIPTDVSQIEQCKNFIEQTLNTFGTIHILINNAGISMRACFLDTEISVIEKVMNVNFWGSVYCTKFALPELIKNQGSIVVVSSVAGFKGLPARTGYSASKFALHGFFESLRCELLPDNVHVLIACPGFTNTNIRNTALTATGEMQKETPLDESKLMPAETVAKAILRAIEKRKRTIVLTVEGKLTVWLNKFFPKFIDKKAYQKLSSEPNTPLKKWK
- a CDS encoding polysaccharide deacetylase family protein, with amino-acid sequence MEQLVIFTPIITPRLTYTILVCTEYLSHVKVELTDNPQYFSTVMGIKWSYGQIFEDALCIYADGLLWQDNITDQDWYQEGLFIWRTKDVCGQFHVSIDIFSAIFYLISRYEEYLPYNPDIHGRMPAQQHTLVKYNLHRKAVVHHYWEFVLDASFRFFGYHIPVKYPVYTAKVTFDLDHPFEFLHKPYLINLYGFTKDLYKRDWKTFARRFKTLFGKATDRFYTFEYIFKQLQIHQRSSIWFILASQQHPLDSRHNIDQKFYLNLIDKIMQNSGEVGLHASYLTAMEYAHFFTEGIQFQNIPQQAQAYPYQKLCKEKLSLEKLVPYVITKNRQHFLRVKFPTTYQNLIEAGFLEDYSVGYFDEVGFRAGIAVPYPFFDLKKNKIEKNLTLYPLVCMDISLQQYLRYTPEQAKAVSQQLIEEVKSVNGTFITLWHNNNLHNEQEWAGWREVFEYQLSIM
- a CDS encoding glycosyltransferase family 2 protein, with the protein product MSISVAIITKNEAHNIVECLRSVQWASEIVVVDCGSTDNTVALAQSMGAKVFYRSFDTFGDQKQYAVEQCSNEWVLSLDADERIPTELANEIQKVIQNNPKQNGFYLTRVNFLYGKRLKYGGVGKEKILRLFRKEFATYQSRSLHEYVFVKGETGYLTHYFEHHSIPTLNAHWQKIMVYTDIETAQKPKYNFFKLAILPWIKFIKLYVFKLGFLDGYEGYMWAKMSALSRTIRTFKAYQKHK